In the Microscilla marina ATCC 23134 genome, AGTTTATGTCCATTCCCCCACCTTTGTGCTGTATCATTGGAAGCAATCACAAACTTGCCCTGTTTTTGTCTTAGTTGTTCATAGTGTGTGAGTTTGGTTAGTGGACACCCTGTAATACGATACCCTATGGTCTGTTTTTGAGCTCCTTTGGGAGGTTTACCTGGTTTTTTAAACCCCTTGACTTGTTGAAAATTCAGGTCTTCTATTGACAAGTACTGGCACTTTTTTGAAAATTGTTCCCAGGCTTTTTCTGCATCCTGTTTACAGCTAAAAACCTTTTTGCAAAGCTTGATAAAGTCTTGGTGCTCTTCACTGCTTTTTTTTAGGTAACGTTTTTTCAAACTATGAACATCCCGCTTATAACCTGCCTCAGAAAAGACAACCATCCATTCTTGTCTTACACCTCCATAGCTGTTGCATACTTTCTGGTAGCGGTAGTTTTTCAATTTTTCTTCTGTGAAGAATTGCATATGCTCTGGCTGTACCTGTAGGAGTAATTCTTGAACAGCAGTAAGCTTGGAAGGAACACGGGTGATCCAATAATGCCGACCTGAGATTTTACCGATGGTTTCCTCAGTGTATAAGGCACTATCTGCCACCCAACATATAGGCTGACCATTATTCTGCAAACGTTCTACATAATCATCAATGGTTTGACCAAAGCTTGTTTGGTCACTTGTATTGCCATGCAAACCTTCCATAAGCAAAGGTATGCCTGAGGAGTTTTCTACTACCAAGTTAAGCATTACCTGATTTAGGTCAGGGCGGTGATCCCGGCTGTAACCTTGGGTGATGTGAAGGCAAGAAACCTCTGCTTCGTTAAGTTCACTATTATATTGCCCTTCCAACCCAAAACTGGTCGCATCCAAGTGGCGAAACTCTGAGTCTACTTCTTCTGACAAACCCAGTATTTCATAACTCTGTGCAGCCAAATGGCTGAATAACTCACTTACACCAAAGGCATACAAATCATCCAAGCAACGACCAAGACGATCATCATTGAACATTTCTGCGCTTAGATTTTCTCCTAATAAGTGAGCAACAGGCTTATCAGAAAAAAAATGAGGACTCAGGTATAAGCGACGCTCGGCAAAACCTAAACCATTTAAAATCAAGGCTTTGACGCAAGTACCTGTGCTTACTTGATGAAGCCCATTGGTGTTAGGTAAAAGCTCATCTATTTTAGAGCTCAAGTTTAAACGATCACACATGCCACTTACCAACCCTAAGTGGTCAAGGTTTTTACTTATGGGAAATGATTGCATACCAAAAAGTAAAACTTTTGGTCGACATAAAAAAATAATGCTTTTGCAATCAAGTGATTACATCAATTATTTGTTTTCCCGAACATACGTGCGGAAAGTCGGCTAGAGGCGCCATTTAATGGGTAAGTGATCTGGAAAAAATAAGATGTTCCAATTCAAGAAAATATATTGTTCTCAGACGATTCAAAAAAACGGTGCATAGCCAAAACTATGAAACTTTTTTTTTGAGAAGAATGAGGGCAATAGATACACTTTAATGGCTCAAATTATTTATGAAAGATCACTAAGTCATTTTTTTCAATAAAAATACTCCTTTTCTTCTACTCCCTTCCACGCTTTTATTTGTCTTACGTATAAACCAATAAAACTTACTGTAGCATATATACTTATATGGCCATAGAAAATAAAGTACAACTTTGGGGTTTTCGCTTAGGGTGGTTAATGATTGTATTCTGGAGCATTGTGGTATTTTTGAATGTACTCGATTACTTTTCCTTTCGTACCGATGTAGAGTTTTTGCTTTGGAAGGGAAACCTGGTTCAAAACCTTACCTGGATGGCGTCTTTTTACGTACACATTACCTCTAGCATTATCTGTTTGGTTACTGGTCCTTTTCAGTTTGTACCCAGGTTGCGTCATCGTTACCCAAAACTTCACCGAAAGGTAGGCAAAGCGTATGTTTTTACTATCTTGTTTTTGGCTGCCCCCAGTGGTTTATATATGGCATTTTTTGCCAATGGAGGTTTTTGGGCACAATTGGCCTTTTTTATACTAGCATGGTTGTGGTTTATTACTACTTTTTTGGCCTTACAAACCGCTATTAAACGCGACTTTGTGGCACATCGCAAGTGGATGGTGCGAAGTTATGCATTGGTGTTTTCTGCAGTGACACTAAGGCTGTACATGCCTTTGCTCACCTATGGCATAGGGCAGTTTGGCTTGCCCACTATGGACCCAGAACTGGCGGTGGTGGTCACCTCCTGGATTAATTGGGTGCCTAATTTATTGATAGCCGAGTTGTTGTTGAGGTTAGCGCCTAAAAGTCTCTAAAATATATACAATTATTTAACAAATCGAAGTTATAATATCAAATTACAAGTATTATGAAGCATATAAAAAAAACTGTTTTAGGGGTGTCAACGTTGGCACTGGTAGTTCTTTTTACCACAGCAATGATTTCGCGTAGTGTTGATAAAATACCAGTAAAGGCGAAAACAACATTGATTGATAAAAAAGACCGGGTTCAATTGAGTTCCAGAGGGCGCTTGTTTGTGCACGAAAACTTAACGAAACCGTTGGCGAGGCGTTATAAAGTAAACCTCAAACGCCAGATGATTAGCCGTTGCCCTAGTGGTTTACGTTATGCCATATACGAGTCACCCGCAGAAGCGAGCCCTTATTTTGTAGGCAAGATGAGATTGTATTCGGGATGTAAAGGCAAAGTAGTATGCGAGTTTAGGGTAAATACTTCGGAAGATAAAATTGAGGTTTTTCAGGAAGATAAACAACGGTATGTTGCTGTATCAAACTGGATATTGGCGAGCTCATCTACAACTCAACAAGCACAAAAAAATTAAGTTTATAGCTTATGTATGCTTATAAAAACATCCTGTCATTGATTATCTCTGACAGGATGTTTTTTTATATAATGTGCTTAAATATATGACTGGCTTTTTGTTTAGTGAGTGGTTTTACTACAAAATCTATAACATTGGAATATGCCGAAGCTTGTTTTATTTCTTTTTCACGAGATGAAGAAGTAAGCATGATTATTTTAGTGTGCTGGCATAATGCCAATATTTTTAATTCTTCTAAAAATTCAAACCCATCCATTACAGGCATTTTTATATCTAAAAATATAAAGTCAGGGCAGGTATGTTGGAGGCATTTGATGGCCTCCTGACCATTAGTGGCTGACTCAACAGATTGAAAACCAAGCTCTGTGAGCATCTTTTTACATAAAAAATTAGTGATTTCGTCGTCGTCTACCAATAAAACCGTTGATTTATTCATTTCCCAGATAAATTTTGAATGTGGTTCCTTGATTCAATTTACTTGTTACTTCTATGAATCCACGATGGGATTCAACGATGGATTTTAGTATGTATAAACCTATACCTTTTCCTTCAACGTGGACATGTAAACGTTTGAATAGTCCAAATAGTTTGTCTTTCGATTTGCTTAAATCTATGCCTAAACCGTTGTCTTTTACCATGAGACATACTTGCCCATTATGCATAGTTGTACGTATTCTAATAGAAAGTGGACGATGAGCATCGCGGTATTTAATGGCATTGGTTAGTAAGTTTTGCATAATACTTTTGAGATGAAATAAAGGGTACTCTACCGACGGAGCGGCAGAAAAATCAGTGGTAATAGAGGCTTTTGCTTCCACAATTTGGGTTTCTAGGCTGGCTTTAACGTTGGCAAATAGTGCTTCAAAGCCAATAGACTCTTTTTGCATACCCATTTCCTGTTTAAGCGCAATTACTTCATTAAGGTTATTGAGGGTGTTTTGCATACGCACGACTGATAACTGCATCCTCTCGAAAACATCAAGGTTGTCTTCCTTTATTCCTTGAGCTTCCTCTATGAGCATCATTAATCCCTGTAGGTTTGCCAAAGGAGCCTTTAGATCATGCGAAGCTACATAGGTGAGCTCTTCCAGCTCTTTGTTCACTTTTTCCAATTGATTTTTCTTTCGGAGTAGTTCCTTTTCTACCTTTTTTCTATCACTAATGTCGGCAAATACATTGCATATAGCTGGTTGCCCTTTATACTCGATAGAAATACCTGAAATAAGGCAGTATTTGATATTATTTTTGAGGGTAACTATTTTCTCCTCTACTGGTGGTACATAGCTCCCTTTTTTAGCGTACAACTCTTTTATTCTCTCCGAAGCCACCTGCAGCGAGTCAGGGTGCAAAATATTTTGGATAGGTAAGTTCAATAGTTGGTCTTGGTGACTGGCTTCAAGGGTTTGTTTACTGAATGGATTAGCATAAATAATTTTACCTTTTGCATGTAGTACAATGCCTATGGGAGCCGATTCGGTAAGCGAGCGGTAACGCTCTTCGCTTTCTCGTAAATCTTTTTCCTTGATTTGCTTTTCTATGAGGTTTCCTATCCAGCGTGCCAATAGGTTGATAAACTCTCCAGCTACACTTGGGTAACCTGTATGAGCCTGAGTGCTGGTAATACATAGTGATCCGTATTTTTTGCCAAATACGTGAATAACTGTGCCTATGTATGACAAAACCTGGCTGTTTTTAGGTTTTATAGTCGCCCATTTTTTATCTTGAGTATTGGCAACCATTAATACATCATCTTTGCCTAGGGTGACTTTACACAACGTATCTGCTAAAGGAATAACCGTACCTGCTGGCATTTGATCTTGGGTGCTGTAACTATTGAGTACTATGAAATTTTCTTGGTTGACTGAGCTTACCATTCCAGTTTCAGCATTAAAAAATGTAGTGGTAAGCTTGAGCGCATTTTGTAGCTGTAAATCTATTTCCTCAGAGGCATTGCTGGTAATTTGATAGAGAAGTTGCATGTGCGCCTGGCGATCCATCAGAGATTTCTGTGCTTGTTTTTGCTCACTAATGTCTTGCATAATAGCCATGATGTGGGTTCCATCTGCTTTATTGATGATATTAGTGGATATAGAGATAACCCTTTGCGCCCCGCCTTTTTGTTCTATTATCCAAGACTCATTGCTAAGGTTATGGCCCTTCATTAGTTGCTCCATTCTTACACTTCCACTTATGTGAGTATGGGTAGCGTCAGGCAAGATAGTTTGGTACCAACCCAAAGTATTGATTTCCTTTAGCGTGTATCCGGTTATTTTTTCCATTTGCTGATTCCACACTGTAAATCTTATATAAGGATATTGACTGGTTTGATGAAATACAGAGATACCTTCAGCAGCATATTGTATGATAGAGTCTACAAACTGTTTTTCTTTGATCAATTCTAGTTTATTTTGCACATTCTCGGTAATGTCATGCACAGTAGCAAGCAAGTAATTCGTATTATCAATGTACAGCGGATTAGAGTAGGCTTCTACATGTTTGACAAGCCCTGTTTTGGTGAGGTGCTTAAATTGGAACTTGTTTTTTTGTTGGTGTTTGGCTTGTTGCAATGATTTTACTACTCCTTTTTGATCCAGTAGGTTCAAGTCAGAGATTTTTAGTTGTACAAGTTCGTCGTAACTATAGCCATAAAATGCTTCGGCTGCCTGGTTAGCATCTACAATTTTGCTGGTATCAGGGTGAATTAAAAGCTTAACGGCTTTATCTTCTTTAAAATATTGACGAAAACGTTGTTCACTTTCCTTAAGTTTTACCTCTGATTGTATTCGGTTCATTTCGGCACCAATGCGCGTGGCAAATAATTCAAACAAAGAGGATGTATAAGAAGCATTGTCAATCGCTTGTTTGTACAAGGCAATGATAATACCCAGACTTTTGCCCTCAGAGTCAAAAATAGGAGTTCCCAGATAGCCCTCTACGCTCATTTCTGTCAGCATTTTATCTTCAGGAAATAGTTCTGCTACATTTTGTGGGTATACACAAGTGCTTTGTCCGGTTACATTGGCACAAGGGGTACCTTGCAAAACATAACAAAAGTTAGGAATTAGTTGATTGGTAGTACTAATTGTGATTGTTTGTATTTTCTGGTCTTGTGGTATGTTTTTTCCAATTACTACAAAATCAGCTGCTATTACCTGGCAAAGGCTTTGGGCAATTTGGTTGAAGTACGCCTGCCCTTTTTTATGTGCCGAATGATTGACAATGTCTTTGATGGCTTGTTCTCGTTTTTTTAAAATCTCATGAGCACTATTGTGTTGCTTTTCTTGGCTGATTAATCCAAACAATTTGGGGGAGGTGCTTTGGCCAGGGCGTAGTTCAAACACATCTTTAACCCAGATGGGAGGTTGGTTGGCTGGGCAAACCCTGTACTGAATTGTTTGAACGCCCCCTTTCTGCGTAGCTTGCTCATAGTATTGTTGTACAAACTGCAGGTCTTCCGGGTGTATACATTCCCAAAAGTTTGTGAGTTTTTTTGAAGTAAGTTGTGGTAATAAGGTAATGACCGACTGACTGACATATTTGAGGCTTAAGGGAGCAATAGTAGCCTCCCAAAAAATGGGTGTACTTTGGACAGGTGTATTTTGAGAGAAAGACGTATGTAGGGGGGTATTTTTCATAAAATTCATATTGGCTAAGTAAGAAACATTTGCTTATATGATGGTAGTATGATCAAAAAAACGTGACAACTGGAGCACTCATTTATACTTTCAATAAAAATGTACAAAACACTACAATGGATAATAGAGCCAGTCAGATTACTATCCAAACAACGTGATACTTTGGATTTAGGTTATTTCTTATCATACATCAATTTTTGGTAAAGATAAACCCTTTACTTTTGTATTAAATAAAGTTTAAGTCAGTAAGTGTTTGGTTATAAGCTGCTTACTACGACCTGACCCATTTTTTAATATAAATGTAATAAGCTCATGAAAAAGTTGTTATTTGTACTTACAAGCCACGACGAACTAGGGAATACTGGAGAGAAAACCGGATTTTGGATAGAAGAATTTGCCAGCCCTTATTATTTGTTGCAAGATAAAGGTTTTACGATTGATGTAGCTTCACCAAAAGGAGGACAAGTCCCTGTTGATCCTAAGAGCGCCTCGGCAGATTTTATGACGCCTGCTACTGAACGTTATAATAACGATGCAGCTACCCAAGAGGTATTAAGCAAAACCCTGAAGTTGGCAGACATCAATCAAGATGGATACGATGCCGTATTTTACCCTGGTGGGCATGGTCCTTTATGGGACTTGGCAGAAGATAAGGATTCTATTGCGTTGATTGAAAAGTTTTACCAGAACAATAAACCCGTCGCAGCTGTTTGTCACGCCCCAGCGGTGTTCAAACACACCAAAGCAGCCGATGGAAGTCCCTTGGTAAAAGGCAAGCAAGTAACGGGCTTTACCAATTCAGAAGAAGATGCAGTACAACTCACCGATGTGGTACCGTTTCTGGTAGAAAACATGCTCAAAGAAAATGGAGGAGTTTACTCTAAAGCGGAAGATTGGAGCCCTTATGCAATCACTGACGGTTTGTTGATTACAGGGCAAAACCCGGCTTCTTCGGAGTTGGTGGCAGAGAAACTACTAGAAGTTTTGAACTAAAGTAAGGCAAAGGCAAGTTGTTTTTTCGTGGCAACTTGCCTTTATTATATCGAGCTTGTTTAAGGTTTCTTCAAATGATTCAAAACTAGTTTTTTGATTACATGCTTTGTTGTGTAAATACTCATTTAGCTCTGCTAAACTCCGTTTTACACGCCTCGCCTGAAAATCAAAAATTAAATTTTTGCTATCAAAGCATAAACCGTAAACAAGTTCATCTTTTAAAGTCTAACTGTCAACTTTTACTCATCTCATTTATATGAAAACAGTATTACTCATTGCGCGAATTTTACTAGGCGTATTCATTACCTATGGTGGGATTAATCACTTCTTAAACCCTGCCCTGTATGCTCCTTTCATTCCTGATTTTTTGCCCGAAGCATTGGTAAACTACGGATCAGGTATATTAGAAATTATATTAGGAGTTGGCTTATTTGTTCCGGGTTATAAACAGTGGGCAGCCTTTGGTATATTTCTTCTAATGATTGCTTTTTTGCCCCTGCATGTCATAGATGTTTTTGCGGCAAATCCTGCCGTTGGTAGCAAGTCGGCTGCTTATATTCGTTTGCCAGTGCAGTTTGTCTTTATTGCCTGGGCTTGGTGGGTATGGAAAGATACTAAAAAGTAAAACTCAATAAGCCAATTGGCTTATTGGCTTATTGAGTTTTACTTTTTATGTTAGTAGTGCTATTGCTGATTTACTTCTGTTTAGGTAAAATCACTTTTTGCCCTTCAGGAATAGGCGATTTGTATGCATTACCTTTGGGCGTTTTCATAAAGTCAGCTTTGGCGGCTTTCAATAACCTGGCATTAGTGAGTAAACCAATCCCCGTAAGGGTCAATACTTTGGTGGCAACTTGTGCTCCAGACTTGTTGCGATTGTATCGATGTACGCCCATAATCAGGATTACTTGATGCTTAGTACTGGTAGCAATGACCAACCCTTTGGCTACTTGTTTTTCAGGGGTAAAACCAACAATGTAGCCATATAACAATTGAACAATGGTCGTTATTTAATTACTCTTTTTCTGCACAATTGCCCTAAACACCTGGTCTAACAATTTGTGTCGGGTATGGTTTATAATCAACTTTTTGTTCTCTGCCGAAGGGTAAATACGGTTGGATAAAAACACTACCAATACCTCCTCTTTGGGGTCTGCCCACACCACACAACCCGTAAAGCCAGAGTGCCCATAAGAAGCTTGTGAAAACAGGCTGGGCGTATACGAGTAGGGTTTTTCTGGTTTTTTGTCCCAGCCCAACCCTCGGCGGTTCCCCGCAAAATGTGCCCGGGTAAAAGTATCAATGGTGGCAGCTTCAAAGTAGCGAATGCCCCCATATTCGCCCTTTTGCAAGTGCATTTGTAAATACTTGGCAAGGTCATTTACATTAGAAAACAGCCCTGCGTGTCCCGCAACCCCTCCGTGCATGGCGGCACCTTGGTCGTGCACCGTACCTCGTATAATTTTTCGTCTAAAATAGCGGTCATATTCGGTAGGTACCAATCGAGCAGGCTTAAACCTTTGCAAAGGGGTATAGCCTAGAGTGCTCACTCCCAAGGTCTTGTATAAGTGTTGGTGCAGGTGTTTTTCTATAGGTTGCTTAAGTTGGTGCTCGGCAAGGCGCTTGAGCGTATAAAAACTCAAATCACTATAAGTATAGTCATAGCTTGCGGTATCATTTTTCTTTTTACGTAGTTTGGTATCAATGCTCCATTTCCAAAGGCTATCTTCGAGGCTTGCCTTGCCATAAATTCCCTGGGCTACCTGCAAAGGAAAAGCAGGGCTTTTGCGGTAACGATAATAGGTAGGACTCAATGTTTTGGTATGGGTAAGAGTACGTTTCCAGTAAGGCAAATAAGGCAACAAGCCTGCCTGGTGGGTCAATACTTCACGTACAGTCATTTGGTCTTTATTCGTGTTTTTTAGTTCTTTTAGATACTGTACTACCTTGGCATCCAGTTTTAGCGAGTCTTTTTCGTACAAGCACATAATAGCAGGCAAAGTACCCGCTACTTTAGTGATAGAGGCAATGTCGTAAATAGATTCCAGGGTGATTTTTACCCGACGAGCGTAAGTCTGATGCCCGTAAGCTTTGTGCCACACTACTTTACCTTTGCGTGCAACTATTACTTGACAACCCGGCATTTCGCCTTTTTTGATGGCTTTTGTAAGCAAGACATCTATTTTTCTTAAAGAGTCTTTATTCATTTGTACTTCTGCCGGAATGCCATACGCGAGTCTCTTAAGGCTTTGGGTAGTTACACCAGCCCCTTCTTTGAGCAATTTACCCGCCGATACAGGCAAACGTCCATTGACCCCAAATGCCCCAAACAACATTTGAGGCACCAGGCTTCTTGTAATTTTGTTGTCTTCGTAGGCACAAGTCAAGTACTCAGACTTTTCGAAGTGTTGCAAGCTATAGGCGGTGCCCAACACGTTAATGATCACCTTGGTGTGTCGTTCTAACTGCTTGATAAAGTCTATGGCATTTTTGTTTAGCCCATATTTACCCCGATTGCCGTGCTTACGCAAATCGTGGATGCTGACAATGACCACTTTGTGTTTTTTCGCTTTATTGAGCACCACATTGTAGTTCCATTTGCGGGCTTTCAAAGCATTGATGTGAAAATGGGTAAAGGAAGCGTAGTTATTTAATATTTGTTCCATATCGGTTTTGCGGCTTTTGCCAATATTTACTGAGGCAAAAGTGAGGGTGTCTAAACGACGAAAAGGGAGTAGACGATCTTTGTTTTTGACTATGGTCAAGGCCTTTTGATACAACTTGCGTTGCAATGCCTTGGCAGCAGGTGAGCGCAAATCGCGGTACAGATTTTTCAGCGAAAGCGGGGCAGGTTTTTTATTGAGCTTAAGTGAGTATTTAAAAGCCAGCACTTTTTTTACCTTTTGGTCTATAGCGGTTTGGCTTATTTTCTTTTGCAAAATTCCTTTTTGAATTACTTCAATGGCTTTTTTTACATTCTCAGGAGCGAGCAATACATCATTGCCTGCAATGAGCGCCTGAAGGTCTACCTCGCCGGGCTTGTAAAAATTAGTAACTGCCTTCATGTTCAAAGCATCGGTAAAAATAAGCCCTTGGTAGCCCAGTTTTTCTTTCAATAATTTAGTTACTACATTTTTAGAGAGCGTAGTAGGGCGGTTTTGTGCCGAATCGTAAGCGGGTAAATTCAAGTGAGCCACCATCATGCTTTTTACTCCATGTTTGATCAAAGCCTTGAAAGGATATAATTCTATGCTATCTAGGCGATTGGTGTCATGTTTGATCACTGGCAGGGCAAAATGGGAGTCGGTACCTGTATCGCCGTGCCCCGGAAAATGTTTGGCGTTTGCCTGAATACCATTGTCTTGCAGCCCTTTCATATAAGCCACTCCTTTGCGAGCTACTGTTTCGCGGTTTTCGCTAAACGACCGGTAACCAATCACAGGGTTTTTGGGGTTAATGTTTACATCTACCACTGGCGCAAAGTTGATATGAGTACCAAGGCGTTTCATCTGTTGGGCTATTTGTGCCCCCATCTGATAAATAAGCGTATCTTCTTGAATAGCCCCCAGTGTCATTTGAAAAGGAAAACTCATCATATTTTTGAGGCGCATGCCCAGCCCCCATTCGGCATCCATTGCCACCATCAAAGGTGTTTTGGCCTGTTTCTGAAAGTAATTAGTCCAGGTAAGTTGCTTATGAGCATAACCCCGCATAAAAATAACTCCACCAACGTGTTGTTGCCTGATCAGCTTTGCCACACTTACTTTGTGGGTGTCAATGAGCGTGGTATTGGCTGCCACCATAAACAATTGCCCCAAACGCTCTTTAGGGGTAAGCTTGTTAAAAACACTGTCTACCCATTTTTTTTGCATCACATCTACAGGCAGCGTGCGGGTAGTGTGTTTGCCAGCACCATTGCCACAATACCAAAACAGGGGCAAGGCACATATTAGACATAAGGTAGGAAACAGTCGGTTTTTTTTGTTTTTTGACATTGATATAGGTTTCTGAGCTCAAACCCTGCCAGGCTTGAGGGGCTTGTTTGAAAAATCAACTTTAGTAATAAGCAAGATAGCAAGTAATTGTGAATTACATAGTTAGCGAGGTATATAACTCAAAAACTAATCAAGACATTTATGTAAAATAAATGATATGGATTTTATACGAAAAAAGCCTGAAATGAAAGGTTTTATCGTGCTATACAGGTATATTTGTGTTTTATAAGCAAAGAATAATGAAACGTTTATTTGAGGGTAACCACAGATAAGGTTTGCTTTTGACTGAATATACCCTTTGTTAAATCAACAGATTATAGTGGTTTTATGTATGAATAATTGGTGAGTGAGTTGTTGTAATACCTCATTGATTTTCAATGCTAAACAAAGCGTATTTTTATTTGAATTGATTTTTAACTAACAAATTCATAACCCACTGAAAATAAGTATACTATAGATTTGTTGGTTACCTGTGGAACAGGGCGTAGCAGCGGTATCTAAAGACTTGCCCCTGTTTCCACGGTTTTAATCCCCTGTAATTAACTTGAATATTATGCACAAACACGCTAACAACCAGGAGAAAAGCGCAGGTATAAGCAAAAATAATATTATACCAGCCGATGCAAAAACTACCAAGCAAAGCGGTTTACCTCCTATACAAACTAAAGAGGGCAGTAAGCCTCCTATTCAAGCAAAACAACGTCCTATACAACGTAATAAGGGCAATGGAAAAAGTAATGGCAATGCAAACGAAGCTCAGGTAAAAGCCAATGTGAGCTCAATCATGGGAGTCGATGTTACTGGCACTCAGGTAAACTACAACTCTAGTAAGCCTACTCAAATGAAAGCGGAAGCTTATGCCCAAGGCAATACAGTGGAAATAGCTCCAGGCAAAGAGAAACACTTGGGGCACGAGCTTGCCCATATAGGGCAACAGGCTCAAGGAAGAGTAAAGCCAACTGTACAAGCCAACAATGGTGGGGTAAATATTAATGATGACCCCAAGCTAGAAAAAGAAGCAGACGTGATTGGTGATAAGGCGATGCAAATGAAAGGGCAGCAAAACCAACCAATAT is a window encoding:
- a CDS encoding IS1634 family transposase, which encodes MQSFPISKNLDHLGLVSGMCDRLNLSSKIDELLPNTNGLHQVSTGTCVKALILNGLGFAERRLYLSPHFFSDKPVAHLLGENLSAEMFNDDRLGRCLDDLYAFGVSELFSHLAAQSYEILGLSEEVDSEFRHLDATSFGLEGQYNSELNEAEVSCLHITQGYSRDHRPDLNQVMLNLVVENSSGIPLLMEGLHGNTSDQTSFGQTIDDYVERLQNNGQPICWVADSALYTEETIGKISGRHYWITRVPSKLTAVQELLLQVQPEHMQFFTEEKLKNYRYQKVCNSYGGVRQEWMVVFSEAGYKRDVHSLKKRYLKKSSEEHQDFIKLCKKVFSCKQDAEKAWEQFSKKCQYLSIEDLNFQQVKGFKKPGKPPKGAQKQTIGYRITGCPLTKLTHYEQLRQKQGKFVIASNDTAQRWGNGHKLLAYKGQSNVEKGFRFLKDKAFLADSFFVKKPERLEAILMIMALSLMVYAALERELRKNLQQEKEFVLDQTKKETQKPTMKWIFEFFRGIHCLWVNQEQPMLILNMNEMHTKVIRLLGQEVRKYYLLE
- a CDS encoding DUF2306 domain-containing protein, whose amino-acid sequence is MAIENKVQLWGFRLGWLMIVFWSIVVFLNVLDYFSFRTDVEFLLWKGNLVQNLTWMASFYVHITSSIICLVTGPFQFVPRLRHRYPKLHRKVGKAYVFTILFLAAPSGLYMAFFANGGFWAQLAFFILAWLWFITTFLALQTAIKRDFVAHRKWMVRSYALVFSAVTLRLYMPLLTYGIGQFGLPTMDPELAVVVTSWINWVPNLLIAELLLRLAPKSL
- a CDS encoding response regulator → MNKSTVLLVDDDEITNFLCKKMLTELGFQSVESATNGQEAIKCLQHTCPDFIFLDIKMPVMDGFEFLEELKILALCQHTKIIMLTSSSREKEIKQASAYSNVIDFVVKPLTKQKASHIFKHII
- a CDS encoding PAS domain S-box protein gives rise to the protein MKNTPLHTSFSQNTPVQSTPIFWEATIAPLSLKYVSQSVITLLPQLTSKKLTNFWECIHPEDLQFVQQYYEQATQKGGVQTIQYRVCPANQPPIWVKDVFELRPGQSTSPKLFGLISQEKQHNSAHEILKKREQAIKDIVNHSAHKKGQAYFNQIAQSLCQVIAADFVVIGKNIPQDQKIQTITISTTNQLIPNFCYVLQGTPCANVTGQSTCVYPQNVAELFPEDKMLTEMSVEGYLGTPIFDSEGKSLGIIIALYKQAIDNASYTSSLFELFATRIGAEMNRIQSEVKLKESEQRFRQYFKEDKAVKLLIHPDTSKIVDANQAAEAFYGYSYDELVQLKISDLNLLDQKGVVKSLQQAKHQQKNKFQFKHLTKTGLVKHVEAYSNPLYIDNTNYLLATVHDITENVQNKLELIKEKQFVDSIIQYAAEGISVFHQTSQYPYIRFTVWNQQMEKITGYTLKEINTLGWYQTILPDATHTHISGSVRMEQLMKGHNLSNESWIIEQKGGAQRVISISTNIINKADGTHIMAIMQDISEQKQAQKSLMDRQAHMQLLYQITSNASEEIDLQLQNALKLTTTFFNAETGMVSSVNQENFIVLNSYSTQDQMPAGTVIPLADTLCKVTLGKDDVLMVANTQDKKWATIKPKNSQVLSYIGTVIHVFGKKYGSLCITSTQAHTGYPSVAGEFINLLARWIGNLIEKQIKEKDLRESEERYRSLTESAPIGIVLHAKGKIIYANPFSKQTLEASHQDQLLNLPIQNILHPDSLQVASERIKELYAKKGSYVPPVEEKIVTLKNNIKYCLISGISIEYKGQPAICNVFADISDRKKVEKELLRKKNQLEKVNKELEELTYVASHDLKAPLANLQGLMMLIEEAQGIKEDNLDVFERMQLSVVRMQNTLNNLNEVIALKQEMGMQKESIGFEALFANVKASLETQIVEAKASITTDFSAAPSVEYPLFHLKSIMQNLLTNAIKYRDAHRPLSIRIRTTMHNGQVCLMVKDNGLGIDLSKSKDKLFGLFKRLHVHVEGKGIGLYILKSIVESHRGFIEVTSKLNQGTTFKIYLGNE
- a CDS encoding type 1 glutamine amidotransferase domain-containing protein is translated as MKKLLFVLTSHDELGNTGEKTGFWIEEFASPYYLLQDKGFTIDVASPKGGQVPVDPKSASADFMTPATERYNNDAATQEVLSKTLKLADINQDGYDAVFYPGGHGPLWDLAEDKDSIALIEKFYQNNKPVAAVCHAPAVFKHTKAADGSPLVKGKQVTGFTNSEEDAVQLTDVVPFLVENMLKENGGVYSKAEDWSPYAITDGLLITGQNPASSELVAEKLLEVLN
- a CDS encoding DoxX family protein — its product is MKTVLLIARILLGVFITYGGINHFLNPALYAPFIPDFLPEALVNYGSGILEIILGVGLFVPGYKQWAAFGIFLLMIAFLPLHVIDVFAANPAVGSKSAAYIRLPVQFVFIAWAWWVWKDTKK